The following proteins are encoded in a genomic region of Cryptomeria japonica chromosome 11, Sugi_1.0, whole genome shotgun sequence:
- the LOC131038191 gene encoding protein trichome birefringence-like 36 produces MEFHGRKRPVVKFCEILSLFFCFLGDNNSFVISKETEDFEVHSSNGNTEGNGVSLNVSRSNYVDYGGIHGRKIDGDKVMLNQSRLLENERWDDTKAARQCNIFKGSWVHDTSYPLYSALKCPYIGGQANCRLNGRPDSDYEKWRWKPHSCTISRFNAFHLLERLRGKRLMFVGDSTSRNQWESMVCLLNAVIPNKKKYMAYGSPLTTFKALDYKASIEFFWAPFLVDLQINHQGKGILNLDAIVNKGVYWRGVDILIFESAHWWTHTGSEKSWDIIMEGRRMYRDMDPMLAYRKGMTTWANWISTNIDSRRSRVFFRGMSPKHYSPNDWNEANGHKCYNEREPVKIRGYRPPLPSQVSIIKQVLKRTRFPVAYLDITRLSQFRKDGHSSVYTGNLNGEQRKDPDRFADCSHWCLPGVPDTWNELLYAHLL; encoded by the exons ATGGAGTTCCATGGCAGAAAGAGACCAGTAGTCAAGTTTTGTGAGATTTTAAGCTTGTTCTTCTGCTTCCTTGGAGATAACAATTCCTTTGTTATCTCAAAGGAGACTGAGGATTTTGAAGTACATTCAAGCAATGGAAATACTGAAGGCAATGGAGTATCTCTGAATGTTTCTAGAAGCAATTATGTGGACTATGGTGGCATTCATGGTAGGAAAATAGATGGAGACAAAGTCATGCTAAATCAGTCAAGGCTGCTGGAAAATGAAAGGTGGGATGATACAAAGGCTGCAAGGCAATGCAATATATTTAAAGGAAGTTGGGTACATGATACCTCTTATCCTCTGTATTCTGCTCTCAAATGCCCTTATATTGGTGGTCAAGCAAACTGTAGACTTAATGGGAGACCAGATTCTGACTATGAGAAATGGAGATGGAAGCCACATAGCTGTACCATTTCAAG attcaatgcctttcatttgctGGAGAGGCTGAGGGGAAAGAGATTAATGTTTGTTGGAGACTCCACAAGCAGAAACCAGTGGGAATCCATGGTCTGCCTCCTTAATGCAGTTATTCCAAACAAGAAGAAATATATGGCTTATGGATCTCCTCTTACCACTTTCAAAGCCCTG GATTATAAGGCTTCTATAGAGTTTTTCTGGGCTCCCTTTTTGGTTGATCTACAGATCAATCATCAGGGAAAAGGAATTCTTAATCTGGATGCCATTGTAAACAAAGGAGTTTACTGGAGGGGGGTTGATATTCTAATCTTTGAATCTGCCCACTGGTGGACTCATACTGGCAGTGAAAAATC ATGGGACATAATAATGGAGGGCAGAAGAATGTACAGAGACATGGACCCAATGCTGGCTTACCGAAAGGGAATGACTACGTGGGCAAACTGGATATCCACAAACATAGACTCTAGAAGATCTAGAGTATTCTTTCGTGGCATGTCCCCTAAACATTACAG CCCCAATGACTGGAATGAAGCAAATGGGCACAAGTGCTACAATGaaagagaaccagtgaagataagAGGATATAGGCCTCCATTGCCATCTCAAGTCTCCATAATCAAGCAAGTTCTTAAGAGGACCAGATTTCCTGTGGCTTATTTGGACATTACAAGGCTGTCTCAGTTCAGAAAGGATGGGCATTCTTCAGTGTACACTGGCAACCTCAATGGAGAGCAGAGGAAGGATCCAGATAGGTTTGCAGATTGTAGTCATTGGTGTTTACCAGGTGTTCCAGACACCTGGAATGAACTTCTATATGCCCATCTGCTCTAG